The Apium graveolens cultivar Ventura chromosome 11, ASM990537v1, whole genome shotgun sequence genome has a window encoding:
- the LOC141695240 gene encoding uncharacterized protein LOC141695240 has protein sequence MVIVSLSPSSPQLHTIFNPKKHHHSHKHQALSLLISSDLSSKSLLYSKRCKLYHTPQNDITSPLKIKHDSRIYAVSENLKLADVTPVESSEKIVTTAAASGDGVSNIISVLLFIAFVGLSVLTIGVIYIAVTDYFQKREREKFEKEESSKKKKANKKRKVKARAGPKGFGQKIVEVDEDDDS, from the exons ATGGTTATTGTATCTCTATCTCCATCTTCACCACAACTTCACACCATTTTCAACCCAAAAAAGCATCACCATTCTCATAAACACCAAGCCTTATCTCTTCTTATATCCTCAGATTTATCATCAAAATCTCTTCTTTACTCAAAAAGATGCAAACTTTATCACACCCCACAAAATGATATAACAAGTCCTTTAAAGATTAAGCATGATTCAAGAATTTATGCCGTTTCTGAAAATTTGAAGCTTGCAGACGTGACCCCGGTTGAGAGTTCAGAGAAGATAGTGACTACAGCTGCTGCAAGTGGAGATGGTGTTTCAAATATTATATCAGTTCTTTTGTTCATTGCATTTGTTGGATTATCAGTTCTTACTATTGGG GTTATCTACATAGCTGTGACGGATTATTTTCAGAAAAGGGAGAGAGAGAAATTTGAGAAAGAGGAGTCTTCTAAGAAGAAGAAGGCTAATAAGAAAAGGAAGGTGAAAGCTAGAGCTGGACCTAAAGGATTTGGACAGAAGATTGTCGAGGTTGATGAAGATGACGATAGCTAG
- the LOC141695093 gene encoding pumilio homolog 2-like: MLSELGRRPMVRGNEGSFGDDLEKEIGMLLREQRRNHESDDMEKELNLYRSGSAPPTVEGSLSAVGGLFNQGGGGGGGSVFSEFALNNKSGSAFSSEDELRSDPSYLSYYYSNVNLNPRLPPPLLSKEDWRFAQRLQGGNSAVGGIGDRRKVNRSENSGSSGGGVSLFSKPPGFNSKKQESESELDNQVPVEWGVDGLIGLSGLGLGSKQRSLADIFQDDLGRVTPTSGHPSRTPSRNTFNENVDSFGMGEADMSQLQQDLASADNLRTSTKVLSSSSGQHGGPPASYSYAAVLGATASLSRSTTPDPQHIARAPSPCPTPIGTGRVGTSEKRGINSSSFNGGTSNISEPADIVDALSGMSLLNGVMDDENDLPSQIEQIVDHENYLFNMPDSQNKVKQQSYLKSSEPGQLNVPSPRPTKLSYSNSEMGRGDGYGYNNFSNQADLQKIAANTYHKGSPDSILNGRGGFGSNYQHIDDTNSSFPNYGASGYPINSPMQSMMLSHLGSSNMPPLFENAAAASAMAMPGMDSRMMGGSFPSESHQNYAALEPQHLGRTAHHIADSSFQAPFADPVYLQYAAAQAALNDPTIDRNYLNGSYMDLLQKAYIGSLLSPQKSQYGMQLGSTGGPGHHGYYGNPAYGVGFSYPGSPLASPGLPHSPVGSGSPIRHGDLNKRFPSGMRNLAGGGVMGPWHLDASNMDNNFASSLLEEFKMNKTRCFELLEITGHVVEFSADQYGSRFIQQKLETATTEEKTMVYQEIIPQALTLMTDVFGNYVVQKFFEHGMASQRRELANKLIGNVLTLSLQMYGCRVIQKAIEVVDLDQKIEMVAELDGHVMRCVRDQNGNHVIQKCIECVPEDHIQFIITTFFDQVVTLSTHPYGCRVIQRVLEHCEDQNTQDKVMVEILANVSMLAQDQYGNYVVQHVLEHGKPHERSTIIQELAGKIVQMSQQKFASNVAEKCLTFGDPSERRLLVTEMLGTTDENEPLQAMMKDQFANYVVQKVLETCSDQERELILSRIKVHLNALKKYTYGKHIVARVEKLVAAGERRAAQSQQGA; this comes from the exons ATGTTGTCTGAATTAGGTAGGAGACCTATGGTTAGGGGAAATGAAGGATCATTTGGGGATGATTTGGAGAAGGAGATAGGGATGTTGTTGCGCGAGCAGAGGCGGAATCATGAGTCTGATGATATGGAAAAAGAACTGAATTTGTATAGGAGTGGTTCAGCTCCACCTACTGTGGAAGGTTCTTTAAGTGCAGTTGGTGGATTGTTTAATCAAGGTGGTGGTGGCGGGGGAGGTTCTGTGTTTTCGGAGTTTGCTTTGAATAATAAGAGTGGGAGTGCGTTCTCATCTGAGGATGAGCTTAGGTCTGATCCTTCGTATCTATCTTACTATTACTCCAATGTGAATTTGAATCCTAGGTTGCCGCCTCCTTTGCTATCTAAGGAGGACTGGAGGTTTGCGCAGAGGTTGCAGGGAGGTAATTCAGCAGTAGGAGGGATTGGTGATAGGCGGAAAGTGAATAGAAGTGAAAACAGTGGCAGCAGTGGGGGTGGGGTATCACTTTTCTCGAAGCCGCCAGGTTTTAACTCCAAGAAACAGGAAAGTGAGAGTGAGCTGGACAATCAGGTGCCGGTAGAGTGGGGTGTTGATGGACTTATTGGTTTGTCGGGTTTAGGACTAGGTAGCAAACAAAGGAGCCTTGCTGATATCTTTCAG GATGATTTAGGCCGTGTTACTCCTACTTCTGGTCACCCTTCTCGCACACCTAGTCGAAATACTTTTAATGAAAATGTTGACTCCTTTGGCATGGGTGAAGCTGACATGTCTCAGTTGCAACAGGACTTGGCTTCTGCAGATAATTTAAGAACATCTACAAAGGTTCTGAGCTCATCTTCTGGGCAACATGGTGGCCCGCCTGCATCGTATTCATACGCTGCTGTACTGGGTGCTACTGCTTCTTTGTCAAGAAGCACAACCCCCGACCCCCAACACATCGCGAGAGCACCTAGTCCTTGTCCCACTCCTATTGGCACAGGGAGAGTAGGCACTTCAGAAAAAAGAGGCATAAACTCGAGCTCGTTTAATGGCGGCACTTCAAACATTAGCGAGCCTGCTGATATAGTAGATGCTTTATCTGGGATGAGCCTGTTAAATGGTGTgatggatgatgaaaatgatCTGCCATCTCAGATTGAACAAATTGTCGATCATGAGAATTATCTCTTTAATATGCCAGATAGTCAGAATAAGGTAAAGCAGCAGTCGTACCTCAAAAGCTCTGAGCCTGGGCAGTTAAATGTGCCTTCCCCTCGGCCAACAAAATTATCTTACTCAAATTCGGAGATGGGCAGGGGGGATGGATACGGATACAACAATTTTTCCAACCAAGCTGATCTGCAAAAGATTGCTGCCAATACTTACCACAAAGGATCTCCAGATTCGATACTTAACGGTCGTGGAGGGTTTGGCTCTAACTATCAGCATATTGATGACACAAATTCTTCATTTCCAAACTATGGTGCAAGCGGGTATCCTATAAATTCACCAATGCAGTCTATGATGTTGAGCCATCTCGGCAGTAGTAATATGCCACCCCTTTTTGAAAATGCTGCAGCAGCATCAGCCATGGCCATGCCTGGAATGGACTCAAGAATGATGGGTGGATCTTTTCCTTCTGAATCACATCAAAATTATGCTGCATTAGAACCACAACATCTTGGCAGGACAGCACACCATATTGCCGACAGTTCTTTTCAGGCACCTTTTGCTGATCCAGTTTACCTTCAATATGCTGCAGCCCAGGCTGCTCTTAACGATCCAACCATTGATAGAAACTACCTAAATGGTTCATACATGGATCTACTCCAGAAGGCTTATATCGGATCTCTTCTGTCACCTCAGAAATCACAGTATGGCATGCAATTAGGGAGTACTGGTGGTCCAGGTCATCATGGTTATTATGGCAATCCAGCATATGGAGTAGGTTTTTCCTATCCTGGAAGTCCGTTGGCAAGTCCAGGACTTCCACACTCCCCTGTTGGATCTGGTAGTCCAATTAGGCATGGTGATTTAAACAAGAGATTTCCTTCTGGGATGAGAAATCTTGCTGGTGGAGGTGTCATGGGACCATGGCACTTGGATGCTAGTAACATGGACAATAACTTTGCTTCTTCATTACTGGAAGAATTTAAGATGAATAAAACCAGATGCTTTGAACTTCTGGAAATTACTGGTCATGTTGTTGAGTTCAG TGCGGACCAGTATGGCAGCCGGTTTATTCAACAAAAACTTGAAACAGCTACAACAGAGGAAAAAACCATGGTTTACCAAGAAATTATTCCACAAGCCCTGACTTTAATGACTGATGTTTTTGGTAATTATGTGGTCCAAAAG TTTTTCGAGCACGGAATGGCATCACAAAGAAGAGAACTCGCAAACAAGCTTATTGGGAATGTACTGACCCTAAGTCTTCAAATGTATGGCTGTCGAGTAATCCAAAAG GCAATTGAAGTAGTCGACTTGGACCAGAAAATTGAAATGGTTGCGGAGCTTGATGGTCATGTTATGCGCTGTGTACGTGACCAGAACGGGAACCATGTCATTCAGAAGTGTATTGAATGTGTGCCTGAAGATCATATTCAGTTCATTATTACTACATTCTTTGATCAAGTTGTAACCCTGTCTACCCATCCATATGGGTGTCGTGTGATACAG AGGGTACTGGAGCACTGTGAGGATCAAAATACACAGGATAAGGTGATGGTTGAGATTCTGGCCAATGTTAGTATGTTGGCACAAGATCAATATGGAAATTATGTTGTTCAG CATGTGCTGGAGCATGGAAAGCCGCATGAACGTTCTACTATAATTCAGGAGTTGGCTGGAAAAATAGTTCAAATGAGTCAGCAAAAGTTTGCCTCTAATGTTGCTGAAAAGTGTTTGACTTTTGGCGATCCTAGTGAACGCCGACTCCTGGTGACTGAGATGCTTGGTACAACTGATGAGAATGAGCCTCTTCAG GCAATGATGAAGGACCAATTTGCCAATTATGTTGTTCAAAAAGTGCTGGAAACATGCAGTGATCAGGAACGTGAGCTGATCCTCTCTCGAATTAAGGTTCATTTGAATGCACTAAAGAAATACACATATGGAAAGCATATTGTTGCTCGTGTAGAAAAGCTTGTTGCTGCAGGGG AAAGGAGGGCTGCTCAATCCCAGCAGGGTGCGTAG